From Elephas maximus indicus isolate mEleMax1 chromosome 25, mEleMax1 primary haplotype, whole genome shotgun sequence, the proteins below share one genomic window:
- the KIF3B gene encoding kinesin-like protein KIF3B encodes MSKLKSSESVRVVVRCRPMNGKEKAASYDKVVDVDVKLGQVSVKNPKGVAHEMPKTFTFDAVYDWNAKQFELYDETFRPLVDSVLQGFNGTIFAYGQTGTGKTYTMEGVRGDPEKRGVIPNSFDHIFTHISRSQNQQYLVRASYLEIYQEEIRDLLSKDQTKRLELKERPDTGVYVKDLSSFVTKSVKEIEHVMNVGNQNRSVGATNMNEHSSRSHAIFVITIECSEVGLDGENHIRVGKLNLVDLAGSERQAKTGAQGERLKEATKINLSLSALGNVISALVDGKSTHIPYRDSKLTRLLQDSLGGNAKTVMVANVGPASYNVEETLTTLRYANRAKNIKNKPRVNEDPKDALLREFQEEIARLKAQLEKRSIGRRKRREKRREGGGSGGGGEEEEEEGEEGEEEGDDKDDYWREQQEKLEIEKRAIIEDHSLVAEEKMRLLKEKEKKMEDLRREKDAAEMLGAKIKAMESKLLVGGKNIVDHTNEQQKILEQKRQEIAEQKRREREIQQQMESRDEETLELKETYSSLQQEVDIKTKKLKKLFSKLQAVKAEIHDLQEEHIKERQELEQTQNELTRELKLKHLIIENFIPLEEKSKIMNRSFFDEEEDHWKLHPITRLENQQMMKRPVSAVGYKRPLSQHARMSMMIRPEARYRAENIVLLELDMPSRTTRDYEGPAIAPKVQAALDAALQDEDEIQVDASSFESTANKKSKARPKSGRKSGSSSSSSGTPASQLYPQSRGLVPK; translated from the exons ATGTCAAAGTTAAAAAGCTCAGAGTCTGTCAGGGTGGTGGTTCGCTGTCGGCCCATGAATGGCAAGGAAAAGGCTGCTTCCTACGACAAGGTGGTGGATGTGGATGTGAAGCTGGGGCAGGTGTCTGTGAAGAACCCCAAAGGAGTGGCCCATGAAATGCCCAAGACCTTCACCTTTGATGCAGTGTATGACTGGAATGCCAAGCAGTTTGAACTCTATGATGAGACGTTCCGACCGCTTGTggactctgtcctgcagggtttcaATGGGACAATTTTTGCCTATGGACAAACTGGGACTGGGAAAACCTACACAATGGAAGGAGTTCGTGGTGACCCTGAAAAAAGGGGGGTCATCCCTAACTCGTTTGATCACATCTTCACCCACATTTCTCGATCCCAGAATCAACAATACCTGGTCAGGGCTTCATATTTAGAGATCTACCAGGAGGAGATCCGAGATCTGCTCTCAAAGGATCAGACTAAAAGGCTTGAGCTCAAAGAGAGACCTGACACTGGAGTGTATGTGAAAGACCTGTCTTCCTTTGTCACCAAGAGTGTGAAGGAGATAGAGCACGTGATGAATGTGGGGAACCAGAACCGTTCGGTTGGTGCTACCAATATGAACGAGCACAGTTCACGTTCTCATGCAATTTTTGTTATCACCATTGAGTGCAGTGAGGTAGGCCTTGATGGTGAAAACCATATCCGTGTGGGGAAATTAAACCTTGTAGATCTTGCTGGCAGTGAACGGCAAGCTAAGACCGGTGCTCAAGGGGAAAGATTGAAGGAAGCGACCAAGATCAACCTCTCCCTTTCAGCCTTAGGTAATGTCATCTCTGCCCTGGTGGATGGCAAAAGCACTCACATCCCATACCGGGACTCAAAGCTTACTAGGCTTCTCCAAGATTCCCTCGGTGGCAATGCTAAAACTGTGATGGTGGCCAACGTGGGGCCTGCCTCTTACAATGTAGAAGAGactctgaccactctgagatatgCCAACCGTGCCAAAAACATTAAGAATAAACCAAGGGTCAATGAGGACCCTAAGGATGCCCTTCTTCGAGAATTTCAGGAAGAGATTGCTCGGCTCAAGGCCCAGCTGGAAAAACGGTCCATTGGCAGAAGGAAGAGGCGGGAGAAGCGGAGGGAAGGTGGAGGCagcggtgggggtggggaagaggaggaggaggagggagaagagggtGAGGAGGAAGGGGATGATAAAGATGATTATTGGCGGGAACAGCAAGAAAAACTGGAGATTGAGAAGCGGGCCATTATAGAGGATCACAGCTTGGTTGCAGAGGAGAAGATGAGGCTgctgaaggagaaggagaagaagatgGAGGACCTGCGGCGGGAGAAGGATGCTGCCGAGATGCTGGGTGCCAAAATCAAG GCCATGGAGAGTAAGCTGCTTGTTGGAGGGAAAAATATAGTGGATCATACGAATGAACAGCAGAAAATCCTGGAGCAGAAACGGCAGGAAATTGCAGAGCAG AAACGTCGAGAAAGAGAAATCCAGCAACAGATGGAAAGTCGAGATGAGGAGACCTTGGAACTTAAAGAGACATACAGCTCATTGCAGCAAGAGGTGGACATCAAGACCAAAAAACTCAAAAAG CTCTTCTCCAAGCTGCAGGCAGTGAAGGCTGAGATCCACGACCTCCAAGAAGAACACATCAAGGAGCGCCAGGAGCTGGAGCAGACCCAGAATGAGCTCACCAGGGAGCTGAAACTCAA GCATCTTATTATAGAAAACTTTATCCCTctggaagaaaaaagtaaaattatgaaTCGATCTTTCTTTGATGAAGAGGAGGATCATTGGAAATTACACCCGATAACCAGACTGGA GAACCAGCAGATGATGAAGCGGCCAGTCTCAGCTGTGGGATACAAGAGGCCATTGAGCCAACACGCAAGAATGTCCATGATGATTCGCCCTGAGGCTCGATACAGG GCAGAAAACATCGTGCTGTTGGAGCTGGACATGCCCAGCCGAACCACCAGAGATTACGAAGGCCCTGCCATTGCCCCCAAAGTCCAGGCTGCGTTGGATGCGGCTCTGCAGGATGAAGATGAGATACAGGTGGATGCGTCATCCTTTGAAAGCACGGCAAATAAGAAATCCAAGGCCAG GCCTAAAAGTGGAAGGAAGTCGGGATCCTCCTCGTCTTCCTCAGGAACCCCTGCATCTCAGCTTTATCCACAGTCTCGGGGCCTGGTTCCAAAGTAA